ATAATATtggaaatgtattcattttttaatctttatttctAACTAAATAATGTCAGTagtgttgtgttttatataaaaaatatttgaaaccaCACTTTAATCTCTATTGTATCACATTAATCTTCACAAAGCACTGCTGCTGGTTGACTatgtataaaatacataatatatgtGCTTTAAATAAGAGAGATACAGGTAATAAATCACAGGGATGACTCATTTAGACAAACACTTGCTACCTGTTCCACCTGTTGGACCCGACTGGTCTGAAGCTTTGCCAGGACTTGTTTTTATAATGATCACTAAGACACTAAGACAAGTTTTCTCATATCGGACTGGGTTTATTGCATGATGATGGATGGGACAGTGCACAAGAAGATGAACACTACATGCATGGGTGTCGACCCGGATGATTTACTCATCAAATGACTCCCTGGCTCAGTGGGACTGTTGCTGCATCATCGGGGTGAAGAGTTTGTCCCACAGCTCTAGCTTCAACACGGCCTTGCCCATCGGGGACATGGTGGCCTTGAGGTCCAAGGTCTTGCCCTCAAACGTGAGACACGAGCCCCGGGCCTCCTGCCTCACAAAGCCGGTCTGCTCTTTGTTGTAATACATCTCTTTGTACAGAGCCTCGTTGCACTCCTTGTCCACGTTGTAGATTGCCAAGCCCATCCAGTTCTTGTACATGTTGTAGTCGTAGGGCACGGAGAACATGATGGCTAGTCTCTCTTTGGCGCTGTTGCTGCTCCTCTCAAACAGGTCGTAGGTCAGGACCCCCACAGCCCCGCTGGCTTTGGCGCTGGTCTTGCTGAAGTTGCAGAGCTCGGTTTTCAGCGGGCGCACGGTGGGCTGGGGGGGGCTCAGGCAGCTGCCACTTTCAAGGAAAACcctttttatttaagaaataaGAACAGACACTAAACAATGAATCACCACACTTGTGTTGACAAAAGTTAAACCTTATTTTATCCATGCAAAGAAAATAGACATGCAATATATTTTCAACAATACTCTGCTATGCAACAGAGCTGCGCtatatatcatttattttaatcgtgtttattgttattgtgatgTCAACTTGCCCAATTAGCACAATAAAATAGGCTTTGTCATATCGcaaaaaagatgaaagagaaCATCAGTGAAAACTATCATTTTTCTTCTTAGTGTTACTTTGAATTCAGTGTTGAATTTATTCATAAAAGAATGTATTCttaagttatttttgtgttttagcagATCACAGACAGCAGTGGAAATCATTTATCAAAAGTAATACTGTTATCGCTGTATTCAACGAGATTATTGCATGTTTTCCccatatcgtgcaggcctactttgCACTTTTATCTTTTAAGTCGTGCACTTACTTGGGTTCCACCAGGCAGTAGTTATTGGTGAGGTTGGTGATCTCAATGGTGACATTTCTACGGCTTTTGAGGTTGGCAGCCAACTCCTCCGCTGATTCACTCATGTTGGTGCTGGTAGAGGCTGCGGCAGAGCACGATCACATTGAATCACATGTGTACTGCTGTTATAATCAAACATCTGTTAGTACACCTCCAAATACAGGAATAAAGCTGGCTTACCTGTCCGGATCACAGGTGTGCTGCTCGCTCGGGTGATGCCAGAGTGGAAACGCTGAGTTCTCTCTTTGGAAGCGTTCTTGTTGGGGAATGTGTGAAACCCCACCCCAAAAACTGTCTCCACCCACAGTACACACCTACTCCCCCTTGCCCTGTCCACATGCAGGCATGCACAGGAAGGCGTGCAGACAGGGTGTAGCCAACAAAAGCACCTTTATggtgactttttgtttttatgtttttttttgccaggcTACAAGCCGGTTTGTTCAGCTTCTCCGTGACAACGCCTCATTGCTCAGTGTCTCCTCATGCACCACACCTTCTCCCACCGGTGCCTTGGGGTCTGCATGGGGAGACAAACATGCAGTACCACTGCATTTTATCTTGCACCGCACCTGGATTCTCATGTTGTCATATCTCACACTATTACCCCTGTTTTGGCTGACACTGTACACAGTTCTGTCAGAGCCTCTACCAGACTGTAGAGCCATTGGAGAACATGTCTGTATATCAGTCACTGGACATTATGGAAGgctttgtattttgtatttttgtgtttgtgtgtttttattgttatatggATACCCCTgagtctgaaataaagtttaaatatacAAGCTAACCTAACCAATCAGCATCCGGCAAATAGCTATGGGCAGCTATGGGCGTGGTTTAACTGGACATGATGGTTGAGCAGTCCCCAATGTCCCCATGTCCCCAACCTTTACATCTGCACAGTCTGACTGTGTTCATTGACATATTTTGACTCCAAGGGAAGTCTAATTCATTCATCgatgaaatataaatgagatataAAACCCTTCATTTACTTTAACCCGTTGTTGCTGCCTGCAAACGTTTGCGACCGTGTGGGATGATTCAacttaaagacacaaaaaagcCAACGACAGGAAATCCTTTTcagtatattgttttttatttatttaaagcaccCATAAGTGACATGAATGACAGACATTGTATATAGGTTTTCCGGAATATCTGCATCATCTGTGTTCACCGTACTATGTATTCCAGACCAATGCACTCCTAACCAACATCTCATCTGCCCATCTTGTCATACAGTTCCAGTTTGATCATGGCCTTGCCCTCGTTGGACATGCAGGCCCTCACGTCCACCATCTTCCCCTTGAACGTCACCCCGGAGCCGTTGGCCTCCTGGCGCACAAAGTTGGTGAAATCCTTTCCCTTGTACATGTGCTCGTACAGCTTGTTGTCGCATGCTCGGGTGTGCTCGAACGTGCCCACGCCCAGCCAGTTCTTGTAGAAGTTGTAGTCGAACGGCACCGAGAACATGATGGCGACCAGCTCGCTGCAGCTGCGGTTGCGCATGTCGAACATCTCGTAGGTCAGGACGCCGACGGCGCCCGACGCCGTGTTGTCGTCCTTGGTGAAAGAGCACACCTCGGTGATGGTGGTGCGCACGGTCGGCTGGGGGGGGTTGAAGACGAAGCCGCTTTCCATGTGcaccctggggggggggggggggggtagaagaGGGAACATGCACTTATGAGTGGGGGGAGATTTCGAGTCTTTATTCAAGCTGTAATTTCATTTAAGAGTCCCTataatccttttttaaattatttttttaggattttCCCGCTTTAAAGTGTAttatatagttttttgtgtatgtaattgATGTAATAGAAGtatagaaaaaacaaatttcactcCAAATTGATCCTTTTCTCCCACAACAGTTTTTCTCGGCTGCCTGAACACATCTTTCTGCAGCATGATAGGCAGTATGAgaaatatttagtatttttttgaacatcaaagcatCTAAAACTAATTGAGTAGACCCCCCAAGAGTACAAATATGATGCTGAAAGGAGcataataggggctctttaattAATCGCATGATTGTCTATAGTTATCTTATGGGTATTGCAACTGAGTTGCACATTTGTTATCTCTTTAAgttttttattgacattgaGGTTGGTTCCTGCTATCCTTGTTACAGCTGCATCACCTCCCGATTTCCCAAATTTAACAATGCGTTACTTTTGACAGCCCTCAATATTAGATATAAATTGTGCTATCAAATGTGCAAAtgctccattacaagtaaacgTCCTTCATTAAAGTCCTACTACACTAAAAGTCAGAAGTGACAAATGTGCTTTAAGTATTGAGTAATATTTCTTTCATGTAGTTTTTTATCCAGTTGTTCCCAACATAGGGGTCGAGCCCCTCCAAAGGGTCTCCAGATGATCCAGGTGATATGAAATGACTAATGATAgaggaaaatagaaaaagaagctTCTGCTGCAcaaatctctcttcattttggggattttgctCTCCTGTCTTTATTGGTTCACTCCCAAAAGATGAAATCATTTCATCATCCATCAAAGCAGCtttgaatagaatagaaagctttaattttcattatattcagtacctgtgcaacgaggtTGAAGCAACcgctttacagtgtcaacacaaaatataaagatttaattaataatatgtataaagtgtaagtagtgcagaagaagaagaaaaaagagagggggggacgTGGTGCACGgttcctgagagcaactatacaCACATAGTGAGAAAgttgtatacacattatgcaaataatatagttattggtgtatcaaaagtcctgagtattacatattgcacagtaatgacaTGGTTaagtattaaataataaataaatattgcactgtaatgaaattgcacagcATTCCAGTGTCCTTTAGTATAGTAGTACATagtacatagtatagtatagtactCTGCCTTTTCACTCAGAGGACACACGGTCTCACACTCTGTCTCACACTCTGTCTCATACTTAGTCTCACACTCTGTCTCACACTCTGTCTCACACTCGGTCTCACACTCTGTCTCATACTTAGTCTCACACTCTGTCTCACACTCGGTCTCACACTCGGTCTCACACTCTGTCTCACAGCGAGTCTTACTTTGGGTTGACGAGGCAGTAGACGGAGCTGATGTTGGTGATCTCTATGGTGCAGTTGCGGTTGGTGGGGATGGTGACGGAGTGGGCCTCTGCAGTCGCGGGCATGGTGCTGGCAGGTGGAGGTGGCAGGTGTCTTAATGACAGACCTCCAGAAAGAAACACAGCTGTGAACAACGGCCGCTGAATATCAAATCAGGTGCAATGATTTGTTTGGacctgttttcttttactttctgaAATTCTCTATTGGGAATGACGTTTTCCGGGGGTACCAACAACATATTAGTACAATACTAACGTATTTAAACCGACTAACAGGCGTGCaatcaatcattttaaacacacttcATGACACGAAAATGAAGTACGATGCCTCCAGGGCACCAACATTACACCACATGCACATTTCATGTCATCTCGACACATAAGGTGTCTCTCCTCAGCAGGATTACAGAGGGTCTAGAATATATACAGAATTATGtcaaagtaaatgtactcaCTTTTCtttatgtcacacacacaggatggCAGCGAGTCCTCTGACAACAGGTCGGAGTTTGGGTTGGAGACAAGTCCGGAGTCCCGCCCCCCCAGGTGCAGtcacacctcacacacacactaagggTGTGTCTGCGCTCTCAGGCCATGTCAGTTATGTGTATGTGGTAGTTTCAacttttcagtgtgtgtgtggcgttttATTCCTATGTTGATTCAAGAGTGCATTCTTTCAATGGGAGAGCTTTTTTCACTGATTTTACATTCAGATCAGATGTTGTAACAATTTCCCTCAAAACTTCTCAATCTGAATGTAAAATCAACGAGAACGGCTCTCAGATTTAAATAATGCACTCttgaagaagtgtgtgtgtgtgtgtgtgtgtgtgtgtatgtgtgtgtgtgtgtgcatttaacacacacagaccactgCAGCCACAACATTGACAATAGCTGCaaagaagacatttgaggacgtcatcttgaccatttttttgacattttagagaccagaaaataatctacagattaatcaacaatgaaaataaccgTCAGTGGCAGCCTTCCTCTCATGGGAGTTTAACTTACTATTGATCACTTTGGCACAAGATGGAAAAGTCCTTGTCACACAGGCGTACGCTGGGTGAGCCCTTAGTGACTGTTGCGGGGGAAAAAACCTGAATATCTGgaaagatttaaaaagtaaagagTAGGAGCCACACCTCATCGACCAGACACTCGATCATCTGGCAACGGTGACTCATTTTAGATTAAGCCTCTCGAACTGGTTCATATAAAAGACCACATCTAGTCAGCGGTTAGGCGGTGGTTTGAAATTAGTTCCCtaaatgttgtgttgtcttAACACAAAAGGAGTTGAACTAGTACCTGCAGCAACAGACGTCTCAGTGTCTTTCCCTGCTTCATGTTGGAGGAACCTGTTCCAGCGTGCACTGATAGATAGTATTAGAGTATTAGAGCAAATCcccattaatttatttatttaatttacctTTAATTTACCAGGAATATTCCCATTGAGTTTTACAATCTGTAAGAGAGAGGTGTAGTGGAGGtgtagttcttttaaatcaaggctgaagacctttctttttgatgtttcttTTCTCTAAATGGTTGctatgtttaatttcttatactgcactgtaacttttattcttttgtttaatctgtttttatattttaacagtttttaactgattttgtgcactttgaattgccctgttgctgaattGTGCTCTACACATAAAGCTGCCCTGCCGTGCCTTAGTTGAGGTCTGTGGAGGACTCCCAACAATCCCTGGAGGATTATTGGATATTAGATTCAATATGGAAGTCAATTTGGAAGCTCTCGGCTGCATGAAATGAAAGTAGGAAGACCAGACATAAAGTTCAGCTTCTGGCTCCTTCAGGGTTAACGTGTCCCAAACCACTTTGTGGACATGTTTAATCAACGTGCACAAAACATCCTGCAGGATAATAGTCATCATCTGTTACGCGTCTTTCATCTTTACCACATTAGCTCCATCTCGTGGTCAAATCCAAACAGCCAGGGAAGCAACGACAGACATTAATATGCTGTCTTTTAGGTCAAAACATGGAGCTTTATTCATGGCAACAATAACTCGTcttagtctgtttttttaataaactgtgttGGGACACACATTAAAATGCAGCTGACACTGAGAACTCTTTGTCTCCATTTTAAAGGCATTTATTAATAAAGTAATTTCTAGCATTGACTCAGTTTTATGATGCAGTATAATAACCTAGGGACCTGTAGTGTGAaagcattcttcttcttcttctaaatatactgtatgtggtgaAAAACAGGACAAATGTGGATTTCAGGACACAAAAGTGCCGCTAGGAGACACTATTAAACTTCACAAAACGTTTTCTAGTATTTTTTATTGGAAAGCTGAAGAGCTTTGGACCGGGAAGCATTTTGGGAAAAGATGAATCACATGTCAGacacatctttgttttttgggcttttctgccttgATTTGATAAGACAGCTAGGTGAGacaggggaagacatgcaggaaatcatcacaggtcgcATTTGGagcctggacctctgcgtcgagacATAAACCTCAAAGTaaatgtgcgcccgctctaccactgaaccaacccggccactcAGACACATCTTTATCTGAGTCTAGTTTTGTGGTGGGAGGTGacctacatttacatttaacaggtttctactgatacaaagcttaaCGCTTATCagtgaagtatccctttaagtacaaatgttgaggtacttatactttacttgagtcttttctttttatgcccctttctacttctactctgctacatttcagagagtaATATTGAACCTTTAacttcactacattcatctgacggctttagttactttacacattaagatgttCGAACACAACACATGAAGTTTATaacatacaatatttaattATAGTTTAAACTCATAGActgcatatttattaatataataatactaattaatatttacagtctatgattaaactacccaaccaTATAAttgcctacaagtccagctgaactGTCTTTTCCAGTtgctaaaatgtgaggatttttctgagtacttttaattttaatactttaagtacattttcctgatactacttacatacttttacttaagtaccaATGAAAGACCATCTATTAAAATACCTCCAAACCAACGGCAACATGTTGACATGATGATGCCAGAGGTGCTGCCCCATGCTGAGCTGATCAGCTGTTACATATCTCCTCtaaatgtgttaaatcagcGTTTCCTGTGTCCTGCCTGTATCTGCTGATCTCTGGCTGCCTGCTGAGCCCAGTGGGGACGGCGGCCCGAGCACCAGAGGGCGCCCTCACCTCTGTAGTCGATGCGTCCGTCTCCATCGGAGTCCACAGCCTGGACCAGggcctccgcctcctcctcggAGAGGGGGGCGGACGGGGGGGCAGCCGGGACTGTAGACAGGATGTACCTGGGATCAGATAGAAGGAGGAACCATCACTGGTGGAATGGAACTCACTACATTTACTCTAGTACTGTAATtacatgttgaggtacttgtactttattacatacatacattgaGTCTTTCCTTTAAataccactttctacttctactccgctacatctcagagactaatattctactttttacttcactacattcatctgacagctttagttactagttactttactcattaagatttttttaatacaaaaaatacgttcataaaataaaatctgttgtttcattataaattaaactacccaacaatacgTAGGGTTTGATTTTGAcccattttttaagttttcaaccCTATTTTTGAACACTTTTAACGCTCTTTTTGCGTTgcgaggaaggtctggcaatgcgagactaattACTAAATGATGTCATTATCCTGCAGGATGCCTTGTATgggtatattattattattattattattattaaattattaaacagCTGCATGTCTAATCAGACACCACATGCCAACATACCAGGGTTACACATATTCCTTCTGGGTATTACTGAAGTCCATCAACAGCTCTTAGTCATCCACCTCAGCCCCGCAAGCAGCTATTTCCTCACACCAAATAAAGTGGGCCAGCCTGTAGGAGCCAATCCAgactcgccccccccccccNNNNNNNNNNNNNNNNNNNNNNNNNNNNNNNNNNNNNNNNNNNNNNNNNNNNNNNNNNNNNNNNNNNNNNNNNNNNNNNNNNNNNNNNNNNNNNNNNNNNGGGGGGGGGTTCTAACAGGGGTTCTTTCAAGTTTTTGCCCCTTTTTGGaatattgttttgcatttttctgagtttttgtaGCCTTTTTCATGAgttttggggacattttttgactttttttggtataatataaatattttaaatatttcttggcaaatattttgagtttttcgtctccttttccgaggttttaaaagaagaaatatcaacgtttttgtcgctttttcaaggttttttggACGCCTCTTTTTTCACGAAGTCTTAAAGGAGAgttccggtcgatttcaacacgtagctctgttttttttttaaatgtgcagtgctgtcagtagcgagacaaatgaaaccagtcggtgctgtctacaccgagttatctTCCTGTtggagttagcacccaacaggctgaaacagggcaagttttaaacgtgtttttagactctaaacatgctcaaaatgtcattaccggtgcctagccatgtgcagtgattccttctgagtgaacagatgtgacagaaaggcgtaaaagttgtgttaatttttttcccGTCCACACTAGTCGAAACACGCcgttctgtcacatctacagcagtcagattaactgtgttcactcggaaggaatcactacACGTggctaggcactggtaatgatATTTTGAGCATGTTAAGAGGCTGAAAACttatttaaaacttgccctgtttcagcctgttgggtgctaactctaaaaggaggataactcggtgtagacagcaccgactggtttcatttgtcttgctactgacagcactgcacacagagaaacatgttgaaattgatcggaattctcctttaagtgttttttcctacgtttttgttgctttttccaacatttgtaaCCCTTTGACATCTTTTGTCGCTCTTTTTGTAAATACAGGACCTCCCTAGATAGTTGAAGGTATCAACGTCCTCCATGTTGAAACCAAAGTTAGCCCTCGGTTGTGCAGGAGGGATCTGGGGTTACGGAGCCGCTCCGTTACCTCCATGACTTCTGGTGAACACatgttctgtttgtgtgctgaTGGTTTCGGGAGGAGACACTGTGAAACGggtaaaagacacaaaagaaacaacttgcatttgtcttttttaatttaaatcccCCTGCAGTTCCTCCAGTGGAAGGATCTGACTGCTACGAGGGTTTGGGACTGTACTACAGAGGCACAGAGTCCAGGTCAGAGAGTGGACGGAGATGTAGGGAGTGGGATGCAGACACCCGGGAGAGGTTCATGTCCTCGGATGTCCTTTCAGGGAGACACAACTACTGCAGGTACGCTGCCATCAGccctttttttaagaaaaaagaggcaaaagtctgattccagcttgttaaatgtgaacatcttctagtttcttctctcctctgtgacagtaatgTGAATGTCCTTGAGTTGTGACCATAACgggacatttgaggacgtcttcTTGTGCTATTTGGGAAAACCTAATCCACATTTATCaccattttctaacattttagagaccaaaccactaatccattaatccattaaaggtgccctgccacataaATCTGgttttacttgcattttgtgaaatatgttaggtccatatgtgttgtGCCAGTCAGAACAGCTGctcagtctgacatcatgttgcctgagctcattaatattcattgggtaaaggatactgaaTCTCATTGGccagctgttagccaatcagagtcaagcagcttagctcattgaatattaatgggAGCTGTCCTAAAAACTGAAGCAAAAGAGCTTAAAGATATTAACTAAAGTTAGAGTTTTACTTCTGAGCTTTAACTTAAAGGTGTTTACAGCCACTTCAGGACTTTTAGCCCatattaatacataaaaaaatagtgGGTTCATATCCTATTTATTTCTCTTAacatattaattataaaatgaatgtgCAACAATTAAAGTTTATATGTGGAAACTGTGTTCATAGAGGCCTCCGTGGCTCATATTTAGGAGCAGATTGAGACggatttccatcatttacagaCTCCTGCGTGTTGTTTTCTCATCACATCCAGTGCTGGAGTACAGAATTAACATCTTGAATGTTACATGTTGTGTAGTTTTATggatttgttgtgttttttaggaATCCCAACTACAAACGGCGTCCGTGGTGTTATGTGTGGAAGTATCAGCAGCTGGTGTGGGAGTATTGTGCTATTCCCCGTTGTGGCTTGGAGTTGTGTAAGTGCATTTCCACTCTTTAAAATATTCTAATAAAAACTGAGCCAAgctgtgtttttcatctgtccCAATCCCTTTTGATTGTGTAGTTCCAGCGCTGACCTTGCCCCCGCCTGCACCCACTGAGCTACAGCCAGGTAACTACCCCGCCTCACTGAACTCACtgcattcagtttgttttttaattcatttacacatttaaaaaaaattgggaaGTAAGGAATGAAGAGGCCCTtaagggtaactactgttttatcaacctggaccctatgttcttatgtttttgtgtctaagtgactgatgggaacaacaatatttgacattggtccagtattaagcgagaaaAACAGGccacaatgtaagttaatggggcAAATGTCCatcttgtatttaccttcaaaATGCTTGATTTGCTGCTGTAAGACTctgattaatattctaagtgtctgacaatatTATGGAAAGAATTTCTCAGATGgccgacctttctgttaaagattaagatccttttttttaacataaaatcaTCCATAAATTGGTGAGATCGCTGCAGTTGACAGAGCGCTACAATGTTagttaataggacaattgtccagcttgaatttaccttcacaaagtgcttgttttaaCACTGAAAGGCTCTGATtattaagacctttctgtttaaccagaaactgCTCTAAAGTCGCTAGCGCTACACCAccagacttcatttaaaaagacaatacttttagcgtgtaaaGAGCCAACGTactttcacatgtaaatcagtgaactttgtgtttatttcagccAGAGCTAGAGTTGTGGTGATTtcaaaagtggaaagacaacccaaaacggcttttaatagtttttttttatttatgtcaactttgaatgaagtgtattttacgatgctaaaattactgttcatttgcatggagtctggtgggtttatgtttaaaaaaaggatcttaatctttaacagaaaggtcgacaatctaagaaatcctttccataatgttgtcggacacttagaatattaatctgagtctgtcagcagcaaaattagcatttttgaa
This sequence is a window from Etheostoma cragini isolate CJK2018 chromosome 21, CSU_Ecrag_1.0, whole genome shotgun sequence. Protein-coding genes within it:
- the LOC117937208 gene encoding DELTA-actitoxin-Afr1a-like, with the protein product MSESAEELAANLKSRRNVTIEITNLTNNYCLVEPKVFLESGSCLSPPQPTVRPLKTELCNFSKTSAKASGAVGVLTYDLFERSSNSAKERLAIMFSVPYDYNMYKNWMGLAIYNVDKECNEALYKEMYYNKEQTGFVRQEARGSCLTFEGKTLDLKATMSPMGKAVLKLELWDKLFTPMMQQQSH
- the LOC117937209 gene encoding DELTA-stichotoxin-Hmg2b-like — protein: MPATAEAHSVTIPTNRNCTIEITNISSVYCLVNPKVHMESGFVFNPPQPTVRTTITEVCSFTKDDNTASGAVGVLTYEMFDMRNRSCSELVAIMFSVPFDYNFYKNWLGVGTFEHTRACDNKLYEHMYKGKDFTNFVRQEANGSGVTFKGKMVDVRACMSNEGKAMIKLELYDKMGR